GTTAATTGattcataaattattaaaaaaggaGATATTTGAAAGATAATAGTTAAAGTtacattaaatttctaattgtacgagtaattaaaaataaatatattttttgaaatggacaactaaaaaaataaagagaataaaaacaaaataaaaataattttgaaaaataaaaagatatgtGAAAActaagaaaaattattaatataaccATTGCATtcgtataataaattaattatgcgatggttatataaaaaaattaactgataaaaaaataaatagtaattaaattttttagtataaataatcattaatttattataatttatagaaataaggcttatccccttaaaaatccctcaccttttacccccaattctttgcaccctcacattgcaaaaccaccaaatatacccaaattacgacatttttcaattgcaccctcaaacattaaattgatctcttttcacttgaaaaaataggtttatttttgttttaaataaaatattaggtcctattttaaaatatatgctaaaatttaaagtattgatttgaatattttcaagtgaaaagaggttaatttaatgtttgaggtgcaattgaaagtgaaaggtcgtaatttgaatatatttggtggttttataACGTGaaggtgcaaacgaattgggggtagaAGGGGGGAGTTTAAGGGGATAAACCTAGAAATAATGATATAGCGCAACAATCGTACGATATAAAgactaaaaaaaaaacagtaaaaaagtGAAGCCCCCAAGGCAAGCAACGGCCAGGTTCCCTATCTTTTTTACAGgctttccttttaatttaaaaaatgaaaataaaaaagcgAAAATAAGTCCAAGGAAATAAATATGAATAGCAGCAGTGGCCTTATCCGTTGTTCGAAGAAGCTTATATAGGGATTGGCAGTGGCCCCACTATAATCAGTGTGACACTCCTCGATGTTTGCCACGTGGTCTCTCGGCCGACATTATTCATCACCACCTCCCCTACATATCTTTTCACCGCCATCCATTTCTGTTAAATTCTAGTTAGATTCCAGATTCTCCATAACCTTATTTAACACCATTTCTTTATCTCTCTCTCCTTTGGGGCGAAGCCAGAAACTATTTTAAAGAGgatcaaatttttatatttcaacagAAAATACGAAATAAGGCGgtcaatatattttaaaaatgagtgtaacatataatttaagctaattaatataataatttaatgcaATTTTTATCTTTCAAAGATGGTCAATTGACCACCTTATGTATGAGGTGCCTTTGCCCCTGCCTCTGTCTTTGAGCAAATAACAGAAAATCCTTTTCAGCATTCTTTCTGCCCTATTTGCCCGTGAGTTTTAGGTTGCCATCTAGCCATAGAtccttttcattttattttatctaaataaaatgGTGTGACATAAATTGTGATTAACTAAGTGTTGGTACAACATTTTtagattgaaaagaaaaataaaattatctaaatatgttaatttataattttttgttttagaatTTCAGTACAAAATCTGTTTATTTTCGTCTAATTAACATAAACAAATTGCTATAATCGTGTTAAGTCTTTATAGAGATAGGGTAATAAAATGTGTACAAAAGTTTAGGTAAAATGCAAAATTAGCAAGAATTTTTGACTTTTAATGGTAGACCCTTTCATTATCCAACGTGGTGTAATGTGCTATATAGAAAGAGAAACCTGATTGGTAATGGTAGCGTATGCATGTTGGAAAATCACGATCCTCCATCTCACCAAAATTCATTAGCATTGCAAAAATGTATTACtacttaaacttttaaaattatattgaagaaataaaaaaattatgaaagggACTTTTTAAACATATTAAGCGCGACTCTCTAGAAAAATAAGCTGTAAACTTGGATGCTAATGCATAAGGCAAAGCGACAAACCTGCTAGATCGGTTCCTGAGGGATGTTAATATTGTAttgggattaattaaatttgCTAATCATGTTTACCCACTTAATGAAAAATTCCTGTTTTTTCTTACATTTTCATGTATACTACTGGTATGAGTAATAGAGAGGAGTAACTGGTAGTGTAATCAGCAATAAATAAAGATTGTCTGTAGTCCTACCTTTGATAATTGCTCTAAAATtgtatcatcatcatcatcatcatcatcatcatatgCACGCACGTGCACCTAATACATTCGGGTAGGCCCTTTCGGATTAGCTTACACTTGATCTTATTAACTTAAACTATTAGGACTAATTACTGATAGAAATAGTACAAATTAATGTTATGGAGGtgattttgtatttaattaattcaaaatagtAGTATAATTCAATATGATGATTTTATGTTCTGAATTTTTCGATTgtaacaaaagaaaaataggTATGTGTTATCCCAAATGATTTTCTTTTTGactttttattaattctaaAGCCACGAATGTAACGAcattgtaattattatttttaaaaaatcatcaatATATGAATATCAATatacattttgaaaaaaattaggatCTAATTGgcataaaaatgtgaaaagatagtataaattaaaaatgacccATTTAtaggttaattaattaaatggacaataaataaaattaaaaataagaaaacaaatttaatttctaCATAAACAATTGTGAATGGGTAATTTTCATTATTGAAAGAAATACCTTTATTCTCATATAATCCTCTCAAATTTAGCAAGTCAAACACACCTTAGAGTCACTATTGAAACATATTTTTAACACTACTACTCATTCCCCAATCCTTCAAAAGGACACGGACAACAGTGGTAACCAACCAAACatcaaaaacataaaagaaaGTTTCTAAAAGCAAAAGGACACTAAAGTAAATTCTCCAATAGATTTTCCTTTAATCCAAATTAAAGCttctttattttaatatctaattcATCTTTGTTTTTATCTTAATCTTTCTTAAGCAAGAGAAAAAAATTTGATAGAATGACTCTCATCAACAATGgtgtttttaacaaaaaaaattggtcaAATTTATATTCGGATCCCTACATTTGGTCAAATTTTTTGCTTACAgtctttataataaaaataggaTAGTCTGTATTCTAGTATTTGTTGAATTCCACTAAACATTATTTgcaaattactccctccgtcacaataaaattgttcattttacttttatcaaacaatttgaaaaaatacaattatttttatgaattatttgatacaaaaaaataattaaagtagACAACTCTATTGAAACGGAGGaagtaatataatttatttatttagtgaaactttttgatacaatccaaattattttttaaaattataattattttggtCTCTAATACTTGTCGCTTTTGACTgtaatatagatattaaaaatatatcttgatttatatattttataaaattatctatatttattattattattattattattttagttttactaGTAGAAGCTAAACttgaaaaaatatataccaATAATTACTCCTTTGACATTTTAAAGTGAGAAGCATtatgaacaaaaaataattttgccaAAGCGACAAGCATTATGAACCAGAAGATGCAAGCATTCATAATAAATTGTTTACTAAAATATGCAGGTGTTCAtgtttactttttaataaaattttatttctttaataaaattattttgagtattcataatatattatcaatttaaaaatttaatagagTCTCACCAAAACATATTAATATGGATgccataatatattttataattacacCAATTAgttataactattttttttaaataaaaaagtttaataataaataaaaatattaaattattaagattaaattattaaaaggcattatactttcaatttttttttcattttcttaaaTATTATAGTGTACACTTAATTTTTTCTTTGATAAACTCTTAATTTAAtacaatatatttaaaaaaattgtgataCTGAATTTCTCCAAGTGCAGGGAGTGGGAATGGGTTAATTTGGCCTAAAAAAATTGCTCGTCAAAATCCTTGATTATAGGTGTGTCCGCCTGTCCCCTTGAAACGCAAATAAACTCTCACTCTTCTCCCTTTTCACTACACTCTCTCTCTATCATTCAATCTCCTTATTTACAACTAACTAATAATTCAACCCCTCAATCCATCCTCATGGAAGCTCCCCAACTAACATTCTCTCATGAAAACCGCCACTCCTTCGATTCCAAGCCCGGCGCTGCCGACCATTTCATGGTGGAGGATCTTCTCGACTTCTCTAACGATGAAGATACTGCCATTTCCGACGCTTTTGATAATGTCACCGGAAACTCCGCTGATTCCTCCTCCGTCACTGTCGTTGACACCTGCAATTCCTCCGCTTCCGAACCTGCCTTTAATGCTGCTAACGCTGGCACCGACGCTGCTAATTTCTCTAACGACCTTTGCGTGCCGGTAATTTGTTTATATTCACGTGCAGTTTTATCGTACAAAGTTTCTTGGTTTCAGTATTTCTTGAATTCTTGATAAAACGTTATCGTTTTTTAGAATTTCAAGACTGCATGATTTTTGGCAGAGTCTAAACACAATGCGTACATTTATTTACTTTGCTTTAACATTAagcaaattcaatttttttataatctcGTTTTGGTTCTTTATTTGATTGTGAATAGTACGATGATTTAGCGGAGCTTGAATGGCTATCAAATTTCGTGGAGGAATCTTTTTCAAGCGAAGACTTGCACAAACTGCAGCTCATCTCCGGCGTCAAAACTACACCTGACGAGTCATCGGAAACTCGCACCGCCGTAGCTACGAATACTAATAATAACAGCTGCGAAGATAACCATAACAACAGTTCAATTTTCGACTCTGAAGTATCAGTACCGGCGAAGGCACGTAGCAAGCGGTCACGAGCAGCACCATGCAACTGGGCTTCGCGGTTGTTACTTCTCTCTCCGACGACCTCGTCATTATCGGAGGCGGAAGTGAGTATGGGTCCGACCCATCATCCAAACACTGGGAAAAAGACAGTAAAAGCTTCGGGGGCGAAGCGGAGAGACAATATTGAGAATGGAAATAATGGAGGAGAAGGACGAAAATGTCTGCATTGTGCCACCGACAAAACGCCGCAGTGGCGGACTGGGCCAATGGGTCCGAAAACACTGTGTAACGCATGTGGTGTGAGGTACAAGTCGGGTAGGCTTGTGCCAGAATACCGACCCGCTGCGAGCCCGACTTTTGTACTGACCAAACATTCCAATTCTCACCGGAAAGTGATGGAGCTGCGGCGGCAGAAGGAGGTGGTTTGGACTCATCCGCCGCAGCATCATCAGCCGTATTTTCATCATCATCAGAGTATGGTGTTTGATGTACCCAACGGTGACGATTATTTGATTCACCAACACGTGGGCCCAGATTTCAGGCAACTTATCTAGTACTGCTGGCAGGTTACtcagattttagttttcaaCATTTAATTTAGCTATTCTTCTAATTTACCAAGCCCTAATTTTgcataacttttaatttttctttttagacTGTTTAATTCTGTCTTTTTGGAGCCTCATTTGGCAAACTCTCTGGAAACtcattttttgttaatttagatacatttttcttctcttttattttactattaacGTTGCAAAATGAATAAATAAGCGCAACATATTAGTGATAAAATCTTAATCCCTTTTTGTGTTAATTAATATGATCAAGTAAAGAAAGTTTAGATGAATAAAAGGAACAATTAATTGAAAGGTTTagtgtttgtttttttgttaaaaattggTGACAAGCTTGTGCTGCCATTTCCCCTACTTACTGCTATAGATATGTGACCACTCTTTGTTTAAgataatataattgaaaaagtGTTGTTTGTTATAAGAAAATTGATAGTAATTGTCTTCTTTAAAACaatcatttcttcttcttcttatgaTATTTCATTCTTCTGTAGCTTATTGGTAATGTGTCACTTGAAAGCTGCCCTAGTGTTTTCAATCTTACAATAGCTACtgccaaaaatgaaaaaaagaatcACATTCATACTTAAGTGaatttaaccaaattttgaAGTGAGTGTCAATCCCTGAGGTACCCAAACTGTGACTTTATTGTATTTTGGTAATCAAACTTTAATTCATATCATTTTGTTACTAggctttattttcattttaacaaaggTTTTCCGGCCAACATACATATGTGGCAGCCGGAATTTATCACGTGACCATCGTTTTTAGCTTGtattttcttgaaattttgttatttatgcataatttagataaataaagtaaaatttggTTGCTACGTATGTGTTTTTTGTCAAAAAGTCTTCCGttagaataaatttaaaatttaataataaaaattaaaaaaataaaatttcatgatTGAATCGAAATGAATtgagatttataaattattaaaatatactcTAAAAAACGATAATTTTAATATCCAGATGATCAATTACACTAACCGAACAATGCAAGTCTTGGAAAGGGAAAAAAAAGGAGGAGTGGGGTTGCACTCAAATAAAGGGAAAGAAAACTCATAAAATTGGGGTGTAGTTTAAGAAAACTCATAAACCATGTGAAAACTAAGTCATCATTTTTGACATTTTCATTTTTGGCTGACATCTTTACACTTTTAACTCATACTTCTCCAACTTTAACTATTTGTAGATTGCTCATTGTCTtctcaatttatataaataagtgGTGTAACTCTTTCTTaaattattatcaaattatctatataaaatgtgtATATATCAcgttcatttttattttaaatactttatatttaatctatataaaatttggatataaattGAACTACCTAAATTAGCCTATGCATTCTATtcttaaaattgaaaaagttaAGTTAAAATCAAACTACTTAGATTAATATTCTCTAACCAACATGGAttattttacaataattttttatattttgataagttTGTTCTTTCAGCTGCAAGGCATTTTTTACCTATCATCcatagattttattttatattcgaCTATTGATTAATTATGGAGCATCTATAATTTACAGCTGCAATCTTTCGAACCTTTTACAATTACTTTGACAGACTAATATTTACAACTTTtatattactattaatttattaattgtataCAATATCAAATGAATGAATATTTATTCAGAAAGTTTTAAAGTGAAAAAATGCAAGAACACGTAATTCTgtgtatttattattaaaacgaATATAGATTTTACATGTGACTGAAGATTTGACAAGAATAAAGGTATAAATTAATTTGGTTGTTGTACATGGTTTTGTAATGAAAACAAGCTTAAAAATAGGTGAAGATGCTATGCACGATCCAAGGTAACTCTAATCCATAGGCCTATTCTTCTgttaattacttaattaatactaaaattaCTGCATATCCTTTCACGTAATTGGCCAtattactttaatttattttcttgtcTGATTTATGACAGGGGTTGAAATAAATGTAATCCCCCACAGAAAACCAAATACTAGTAGTATAATATTGCTGAAATAGTTGTATTTAATTTAGCACagtatatgataaaaatattaagtgaAGCAAAGTTTGCGGTGGTCACATGATTTCTTCGATGCCTCATATGCACTAGTCAGTCACTCATCATATAATCACACTCACACACACTCGACTACACAACTCttcaattaattagtttatcCTTAAAACCCTAAACCTCTCTTTTCTCTAAACAAACTCTAGCCGTCTagagtttttttattgtttcttcTCCGGCAGCCGTCAATAGTTTGATTTTGCtgttgacggtagccatccctttatatatgttaatttaatttcatagatataataaatagccaattcttttccattttttcttgatggattaagatttatcaacgaagcgcaattcaattaccAAGAAGCGGAGATAAATTAAAGATTATCAACAACAAAATGAAATCgtttatgagctatattaggtttatttatttttcattgttttgtttttttctaaatgttttattttgtcctttttttgtgaaaggtttgttgtccttcctCTGCGGAAGGTTTGCTGTCTCtttttttatgaaggagttatcaagtggtgGTTGAATCGGATGAtgtgagtttgcgggtgatGGGTGATGGATGAAGTTTGATCGAAGATTGATTGAAAACTGCACTTAATTagcgaaacagttaataatttatttttattttcgtaagtaagatctgcgaatcaaacagcatgttgtctgttccatatcaggtcatcgggtttcgttttcgaattatcccgaatttcttacaaatgtaactgtttcatattcgatttaatgagatttgatgaattcaaaaaaaaaatagtttatccTTATTCAAACCACTTTTATTAATCGTTATTCGATTTACAATTTCACATtcgatttttctttttattattccaaataaaccttttaattaaatcaatcacagtctaaatttaataaacattttcaATTGTAATTAAATGTCCAGTTTACCAAGGCTGAATTTTTTCAATCATAAAATACTTATTATAATTGTGctacaattgaaaaaattaaatacttttTTAGAACtgaaaaaagtaaataaaagatATTGCTTTTTATAAATAGGCTTTAAATCAAACACttacaattatatatatatatgccatttaaattataactcGTTAGTAATAGAATAAGTAGTTACAATTGAAATATTCTTATCTATATTAGATtacaatcaatttaattaaaatgtttggttAGAATTGTACAATGTCAtcatttttttgtcattttaaaataaataggcCTCAAAGATATAACGAAATGAATATTTACGTTTTAACTTGCAATTATAAGAAAAAGTATATTGCTGAtagaaaaaataagaaaaagtatATTGAAGTATGCACATGAAATAAAAGTAGTACTTATCTTTAAAGATGATATAATAAGCATATAGTAGTAATCTCTCTTAATTACTTTAATTGAAGCATATTTAGGATTCAGAATGAACCAGCTTTTGTATAATCTTATGCTTATTTGAGGGGTATCAATTCTCTCGAAATCAATTTGAAATATTACCTAATGACACAGAGCGAG
This region of Mercurialis annua linkage group LG1-X, ddMerAnnu1.2, whole genome shotgun sequence genomic DNA includes:
- the LOC126672679 gene encoding GATA transcription factor 12 — protein: MEAPQLTFSHENRHSFDSKPGAADHFMVEDLLDFSNDEDTAISDAFDNVTGNSADSSSVTVVDTCNSSASEPAFNAANAGTDAANFSNDLCVPYDDLAELEWLSNFVEESFSSEDLHKLQLISGVKTTPDESSETRTAVATNTNNNSCEDNHNNSSIFDSEVSVPAKARSKRSRAAPCNWASRLLLLSPTTSSLSEAEVSMGPTHHPNTGKKTVKASGAKRRDNIENGNNGGEGRKCLHCATDKTPQWRTGPMGPKTLCNACGVRYKSGRLVPEYRPAASPTFVLTKHSNSHRKVMELRRQKEVVWTHPPQHHQPYFHHHQSMVFDVPNGDDYLIHQHVGPDFRQLI